In Malania oleifera isolate guangnan ecotype guangnan chromosome 8, ASM2987363v1, whole genome shotgun sequence, a single window of DNA contains:
- the LOC131163126 gene encoding mitogen-activated protein kinase homolog NTF3, whose amino-acid sequence MATPVEPPNGIRSRGKHYYSMWQTLFEIDTKYVPIKPVGRGAYGVVCSSINKATNEKVAIKKIHNAFENRVDALRTLRELKLLRHLQHENVIALKDVMMPIHRRSFKDVYLVYELMDTDLHQIIKSSQALTNDHCQYFLFQLLRGLKYLHSANILHRDLKPGNLLINANCDLKICDFGLARTNSGKGQFMTEYVVTRWYRAPELLLCCDNYGTSIDVWSVGCIFAELLGRKPLFPGTECLNQLKLIVNILGSQNEDDLEFIDNPKARRYIKSLPYSPGTTFSRLYPNAHPLAIDLLQKMLVFDPSKRIGVIEALQHPYMSPLYDPSCNPPAQVPIDLDIDEDLGEERIREMMWKEMLHYHPEIAIANGEVRGLVVVVGSLAQSFGGIKQ is encoded by the exons ATGGCAACTCCAGTTGAGCCTCCTAATGGGATTAGATCCCGAGGGAAGCATTACTATTCTATGTGGCAAACCTTGTTTGAAATTGATACAAAATATGTGCCCATAAAGCCCGTTGGTCGAGGGGCCTATGGTGTTGTGTGCTCCTCAATAAACAAGGCAACTAATGAGAAAGTTGCAATTAAGAAGATACACAATGCATTTGAGAACCGCGTTGATGCACTGAGAACTCTGCGTGAACTGAAGCTTCTTCGCCATCTTCAACATGAAAATGTGATTGCCTTGAAAGATGTCATGATGCCCATCCACAGGAGAAGTTTCAAGGACGTCTATTTAGTTTATGAACTCATGGATACAGACCTACATCAAATTATTAAATCTTCTCAAGCACTTACGAATGATCACTGCCAATATTTCCTCTTCCAG TTGCTTCGAGGCCTGAAGTATCTCCACTCGGCAAACATCCTACACCGTGACTTGAAGCCTGGTAATCTCCTCATCAATGCAAACTGTGACCTGAAAATATGTGATTTTGGGCTGGCACGGACAAACAGTGGCAAGGGCCAATTCATGACTGAATATGTGGTCACTCGCTGGTACCGGGCACCGGAGCTCCTCCTTTGTTGTGACAACTATGGGACCTCCATTGATGTGTGGTCAGTTGGATGCATCTTTGCTGAGCTTCTTGGCCGAAAACCTCTCTTTCCTGGTACAGAGTGTCTCAACCAGCTCAAACTGATAGTAAACATCCTTGGCAGTCAGAATGAGGATGATCTTGAATTCATTGACAACCCAAAGGCAAGGAGATACATTAAATCACTACCTTATTCCCCTGGAACCACCTTTTCCCGGCTTTATCCCAATGCGCATCCACTGGCAATAGATCTGCTACAGAAAATGCTTGTTTTTGACCCTTCAAAGAGGATTGGTGTTATTGAGGCACTTCAGCACCCATACATGTCCCCGCTCTATGATCCCAGCTGCAATCCTCCTGCCCAAGTCCCTATTGATCTTGACATCGATGAGGATTTAGGTGAGGAGAGGATAAGGGAGATGATGTGGAAAGAAATGCTCCACTACCATCCAGAAATTGCTATTGCCAATGGTGAG GTTCGTGGGTTGGTGGTGGTGGTGGGATCGCTAGCTCAGAGCTTTGGAGGAATCAAGCAGTAA